Part of the Anomaloglossus baeobatrachus isolate aAnoBae1 chromosome 1, aAnoBae1.hap1, whole genome shotgun sequence genome, ggaatctgcccgggggccgcagaaaaagtcattgcaggCCCAAGGTTCCAACCCCTGAGCTAAAGTAAAGCAGGGGAGCCCCCCCACCAACCATGGTAATGTTCAGCTCACTGAGCGCCTACCATTCCCCACCAGATGTTGTGTCCTCGCCACCTCCACATTGCCCGCAGCActctgatgaggtgcagagtgatgacctcatcaccctGTGCTGCGGGATGACGCGCTGCCTCCCTGCTCTTCTTCACTCGGCTTACTTCCGGccgcatggctaatttgcatgcaatagcCTAGAAGGACTTTGCCTGCAATTtagctatgtgtgtgtgcagtggctgaaacaaAACGGCCGTTCCCctttgctgcggctgtgactgggaccCGATGAAGAGGGGGACCTGACCtgcccggggcttaacaaagctaagtaattaccctgggcctgGCTGGGCCCCTTCacttcaccgggcccggtacaccagtcacagtagtaatgccctgatggcggccatgGCTGTATGTTATATTCTTTTGGTCAAAGTAAAATTTTTGGTTTCTTTCTTACTTTATTACAAGTATTTATAATTTTTATAATTTATCATATTATGCACAGAGGATGTGTAATACTGTACAAATCAATTGCCAAGGAGCAAGGAATATATTGAACTGTATCATAGTATTTTGTTCATAGTTATTTCATGTAAATATTTTAATAATGAACCAATTATAACTGTAAATTATTACTTACgttatctctcttttttttttacaatagccATGAAGTCTACTGCATCTGTTACTCTACTCTTGTGGTTCACTCTCGTGATAACAGAGGCTGCCAAAATGATCATCGTTCCGCCAATAATGTTTGAAAGCCACTTATATATATTCAAAACAGTGGCCACAGCTCTTCATGAAAAAGGCCATGAAACTGACTTCCTGGTTTCAGAAGGAAGGGAAATACCGCCATCAAGTCATTACAAAATTCAGCGCTATCCAGGGATTTTTAATAGCACCACATCAGATGAATTTCTTCAGTCAAAAATGAAGAATATATTTTCGGGGAGGTTCACTGCTTTAGAAATGTTTGATATTCTCGATCATTATTCCAGCAATTGTGACATTATGGTGGGAAACCAGGAGGTGATGCAGCGTTTAAAGAAAGAAAACTATGACATGGTGATTGTTGATCCAAATGAGATGTGTGGTCTTGTCATAGCCAATATTTTGGATGTTAAATATGTTGTGTTTTCTACAGGACTTTGGTTCCCAGTTGAGGTTGGTGCCCCTGCACCTTTATCATATGTTCCAGAATTTAACTCACTTCTCACAGATCGTATGGACTTGTTGGAAAGAATTAAAAATACAGTTGTTTATTTGGTCTCTCGATTTGGAATAAATTTTATTGTTCTACCAAAATATGATAGAATAATGAGGAAGTACAACATTTTGCCAACTAGATCGATGTATGAATTGATACAAGGATCCTCTCTTTGGTTGCTTTGCACTGATGTTGCACTGGAATTTCCTAGACCTACTCTCCCACATGTTGTCTATGTTGGAGGAATTCTTACCAAACCAATCAACCCGCTACCACAGGTAAGGTTTTATTACAGTTGTAATAATATTTTAATGATATTTaaaaaattcacaaaaaatacCTGCCATTCACCTGCATGATCCAGCAGATATCTATAAATGTTACTTCATTGGCCCTGCTAGCCTCCTGATAAGAAATGATTgaacccgaactttaaagttcggtgttcgtacaAAACACAAACTTTGCAAagaaatcagtgttcaagttcgtATTTCAGGTGCTTTACACATGCTGACCACTCGATCGAGAATCTCTGTGCTTGAGTTCGCTTAgttctcagcccagtgcgagccgcttgcagtgtttgaacgacttGCACTGACAGTAAATTCTGcgatatcggatgtagtgtgtggaAAAAAAAGATAATTTGTCTTTCCTCCCCCGAAATTGCTTTGttctggctggctgcatgtgggcagagagctgaactgcccagtaACTTCCAATGAGGTTCCGGTCAAGTTAGAGTCCAAagtagaactttatctaaagtccggctgaacccgctgaaAAGAACTTTCACGGATTCGCTCTTCTCTACTCCTGGTAGATAAGTGAACAGAGGCAGAATTTCTCTAAAAAAGTATTTTTGAAAGTATTTTTGAAAACATTTCTCATTAGGTTTCCACAGGATTTGAGTGATTTGTCCAAATATTTGTAATCCGAGAAGACATGTCAAAGTTCTAATTCATATGTTCCGAACTGAAGTCAGCTGTCATATCAATTTCTACATAAATAGGAATGACTCACACATAGCAGAATTGCTATGGAAATTGCGAACAATCTGCAGGGTAAACTGCAATGTTAAATTTGCACCAAATAGCACAATATTTGGTGCAGATCTTATTGATAATTTTGCACTTTCAAAAATCCCACTATACTCACTTTACCAGTGCTTGTCTGGCTGTGTTGCAATCTCTGCTTCCAGCCT contains:
- the UGT8 gene encoding 2-hydroxyacylsphingosine 1-beta-galactosyltransferase, which gives rise to MKSTASVTLLLWFTLVITEAAKMIIVPPIMFESHLYIFKTVATALHEKGHETDFLVSEGREIPPSSHYKIQRYPGIFNSTTSDEFLQSKMKNIFSGRFTALEMFDILDHYSSNCDIMVGNQEVMQRLKKENYDMVIVDPNEMCGLVIANILDVKYVVFSTGLWFPVEVGAPAPLSYVPEFNSLLTDRMDLLERIKNTVVYLVSRFGINFIVLPKYDRIMRKYNILPTRSMYELIQGSSLWLLCTDVALEFPRPTLPHVVYVGGILTKPINPLPQDFETWVDSVDEQGFVLVSFGAGVKYLSEDIAEKLAGALAKLRQKVLWRFSGPKPKNLGNNTKLVEWLPQNDLLGHPKIKTFLSHGGLNGIFEAMYHGVPVVGIPLFGDHYDTMTRVQAKGMGIRLDWSYMTEDSLYESLSDVIHHPSYRQKAQKLSKIHKDQPGHPVSRAAFWIDYVLRHNGAKHLRAATYDISIVQYFLVDIVLFAVFIVTIVVYVLFKIRKYFQKSKATDHSTTNGFYHNGLANGKYKKNGHIKHKEKVK